From one bacterium genomic stretch:
- a CDS encoding threonylcarbamoyl-AMP synthase gives MELIELTESTYEECIERTCQSVLAGELIAFPTDTVYGLGGMAFSRKVLDRLMTVKPDRSSKPTAILIESMIRLSQFGGEVPGPKIVHLAETYWPGPLTLVWHVSKAVPEEFHGKDRSLGYRIPNYEFILEVMRRTARPLWATSANLAGKPPPRLFGELDPVVIEACDLVVKTKALLGGKASTVVDVRGKQPLVVREGAVMESDIEKIWKKG, from the coding sequence GTGGAGCTAATCGAATTGACAGAGTCGACATATGAGGAGTGCATTGAACGAACCTGTCAATCAGTATTGGCAGGTGAATTGATCGCTTTCCCGACGGACACCGTATATGGACTTGGGGGCATGGCTTTCAGCCGGAAGGTACTGGACCGGCTCATGACGGTGAAGCCCGATCGCTCGTCCAAGCCAACGGCAATTCTCATTGAGAGCATGATTCGATTAAGTCAATTTGGCGGAGAAGTTCCCGGACCCAAGATCGTGCACTTGGCCGAAACCTATTGGCCGGGTCCTCTGACGTTGGTTTGGCATGTTTCCAAGGCAGTTCCCGAGGAATTTCACGGGAAGGACCGCTCTTTGGGATACAGAATCCCCAATTACGAGTTCATATTGGAAGTGATGCGGCGGACGGCACGGCCGCTCTGGGCAACAAGTGCCAATCTGGCGGGAAAGCCGCCTCCGAGATTGTTTGGCGAACTTGACCCTGTTGTCATTGAAGCCTGTGATTTGGTGGTGAAGACTAAGGCACTGCTGGGAGGCAAGGCCTCGACAGTGGTGGACGTACGAGGTAAGCAGCCTCTTGTGGTTCGAGAAGGGGCAGTGATGGAATCAGACATTGAGAAGATTTGGAAGAAAGGATAG
- the purD gene encoding phosphoribosylamine--glycine ligase codes for MRVAVIGSGGREHALLWKIRQSPLCTELIAVPGNPGMFDVLDRCETDMSVNDLVDTIRRNRIDFVIVGPEQPLADGLSDELDRLGILCFGPIQAAARLESSKVFAKQLMRSYGVPTAEFEVFTDFESVQNHISAHPRPNGRVVKADGLAAGKGAFVCGSDAEAMDVARRLLVDKELGTAGTRIVIEELLSGREASLHFFCDGERYVALPPAQDYKRAFDGDKGANTGGMGTFCPAAHVPSKTIREVERQVVEPVLNALRAMGTPYRGLLYVGIMLTETGPQVIEFNCRFGDPETQVMLPCLGYDALEPMLECAKGTLSPSKYAQTTSRCAVCVVLCAEGYPATYRKYVPLVPVESQADQLLFSAGTAMLNGSWVSSGGRVLNAVGLGDTMEIARNNAYKLADRAVVEGLRMRRDIALSEVL; via the coding sequence GTGAGAGTCGCAGTAATCGGGAGCGGAGGCAGAGAACATGCCTTACTATGGAAAATCAGGCAAAGTCCCCTTTGCACTGAACTCATCGCAGTTCCCGGCAATCCCGGGATGTTTGACGTACTCGACCGATGCGAAACGGACATGTCGGTCAATGATCTGGTAGATACGATCAGACGGAATAGGATTGACTTCGTCATCGTGGGACCGGAGCAGCCGTTGGCGGACGGGCTGTCGGATGAGCTTGACAGGCTGGGCATTCTTTGTTTTGGGCCAATCCAAGCGGCAGCCCGTTTGGAGTCGTCGAAAGTATTTGCCAAGCAGTTGATGAGAAGTTATGGTGTGCCAACAGCAGAATTCGAGGTCTTCACCGATTTCGAGTCAGTACAAAATCATATCTCCGCGCATCCGAGACCTAACGGCCGGGTGGTGAAAGCGGATGGGCTTGCCGCCGGAAAGGGAGCATTTGTTTGCGGATCGGACGCGGAAGCGATGGACGTTGCACGGCGACTGCTGGTAGACAAGGAGCTTGGCACAGCAGGGACAAGAATAGTCATTGAAGAGCTTTTGTCCGGCCGTGAAGCGTCACTGCATTTCTTCTGCGATGGCGAAAGATACGTCGCCCTCCCTCCTGCTCAAGACTACAAGCGGGCATTCGATGGAGACAAGGGAGCCAATACCGGCGGGATGGGAACCTTTTGTCCGGCAGCACACGTGCCATCGAAAACAATCCGTGAAGTTGAACGACAAGTGGTAGAACCGGTCCTGAACGCACTGCGCGCAATGGGGACTCCATACAGGGGACTGCTGTACGTGGGAATCATGCTGACTGAAACCGGTCCGCAGGTGATCGAGTTTAACTGCAGATTCGGCGATCCCGAAACGCAAGTCATGCTGCCATGTTTGGGCTACGACGCTTTGGAGCCTATGCTTGAATGTGCCAAAGGGACACTGTCACCTTCAAAGTACGCGCAGACTACTTCACGCTGTGCGGTATGTGTTGTGCTTTGTGCGGAAGGGTATCCGGCAACATATCGCAAATACGTTCCGTTGGTTCCAGTTGAATCACAAGCTGATCAATTGCTTTTCTCAGCAGGCACAGCAATGCTCAATGGATCGTGGGTTTCTTCCGGCGGAAGAGTCCTGAATGCGGTCGGACTTGGAGACACGATGGAGATCGCGCGAAACAATGCATACAAACTGGCCGACCGTGCGGTGGTTGAAGGACTGAGGATGCGGCGTGACATTGCGTTATCGGAGGTATTATGA
- the lepA gene encoding elongation factor 4 gives MRPDVRNFCIIAHIDHGKSTLADRLLEETRTLDQRQMTTQVLDNMDLEKERGITIKMHPITMLYKHSNGNTYTLNLIDTPGHVDFTYEVSRSLKACEGAILVVDASQGMEAQTLSNLYLALDADLEILPVLNKVDLPVARPDEIAHQVGDLLGMDPDSILRVSGKTGIGVPALLEAIVDRIPPPRGSAELPLRALIFDSQYDMYRGAIGHVRVVDGVIKPGQKIVFGATQKEFDVQEVGVLRLAQIRRDELVAGDVGYVVSGCRDVRDIRVGDTIFDAANLAAEPLAGYREVKPMVFAGVYPADTSDYELLRDSLAKLSLNDSALNYEPETSVALGFGFRVGFLGLLHFEVIQERLEREYNLDLVCTVPSVEYRAVMTDQSVVLVENPVKMPSAGDTEYMEEPYVRASIITPEEYIGAIMQLCIEARGTYINTEYLDGTRVNLHYELPLAEIIFDFYDRLKSISRGYASFDYEIMDYRQSDLTRLDILVNGEIVDALSVIVHKDKAYDWGRRVCDRLVDLIPRQMFEVAIQAAIGSKIIARSTVRAMRKNVLAKCYGGDITRKRKLLEKQKAGKKRMKAVGNVEIPQEAFLAILKAE, from the coding sequence ATGCGACCTGACGTTCGCAATTTCTGCATTATAGCTCATATCGATCACGGCAAGTCCACTCTCGCTGACAGACTGCTTGAGGAGACTCGCACCTTAGACCAGCGGCAGATGACGACGCAGGTGCTTGACAACATGGATCTTGAAAAGGAACGAGGGATCACGATCAAGATGCATCCCATTACAATGCTGTACAAGCACAGTAATGGGAACACATATACACTGAATCTCATTGATACACCGGGACACGTGGATTTCACGTATGAAGTTTCCCGAAGCTTAAAGGCCTGTGAGGGCGCAATTCTTGTTGTAGATGCCAGCCAGGGAATGGAGGCCCAGACCCTTTCAAACCTGTATCTTGCCCTCGACGCCGACCTCGAAATTCTCCCTGTCTTGAACAAGGTGGACCTGCCAGTAGCCCGACCTGATGAAATCGCCCATCAGGTCGGTGACTTATTAGGAATGGATCCCGATTCTATTCTCCGAGTAAGTGGCAAGACCGGCATCGGTGTTCCTGCATTGCTTGAAGCGATAGTCGATAGAATACCTCCCCCAAGAGGCAGCGCGGAATTGCCTTTGCGTGCGCTGATCTTTGATTCACAGTATGACATGTACCGCGGTGCAATCGGCCATGTTAGAGTTGTAGACGGTGTAATCAAGCCCGGTCAGAAAATCGTCTTTGGAGCAACTCAAAAAGAGTTTGACGTTCAGGAGGTCGGAGTCCTTCGACTTGCACAGATTCGGCGGGATGAACTGGTTGCTGGTGATGTCGGATATGTTGTTAGCGGCTGCAGGGATGTGCGCGATATTCGGGTTGGGGATACGATCTTTGATGCCGCTAATTTGGCTGCGGAGCCCCTTGCTGGCTATCGCGAAGTCAAACCGATGGTGTTCGCTGGCGTGTATCCTGCTGACACTAGCGACTACGAGTTGTTGCGGGATTCGCTTGCCAAGCTTAGCTTAAACGATAGCGCCTTGAATTACGAACCGGAGACTTCTGTTGCGCTCGGATTCGGTTTTCGAGTGGGCTTCCTTGGCCTGCTTCATTTTGAAGTGATTCAGGAGCGCCTCGAGCGTGAGTACAATTTGGATTTGGTGTGTACAGTACCTTCTGTCGAATACAGGGCTGTGATGACCGACCAGTCAGTCGTATTGGTTGAGAATCCGGTCAAAATGCCCTCTGCCGGTGACACCGAGTATATGGAGGAACCCTACGTGAGGGCCTCCATTATAACACCGGAAGAATACATCGGGGCTATCATGCAGCTCTGTATTGAAGCACGCGGAACATACATCAATACCGAATATCTGGACGGCACCCGTGTGAATCTGCATTACGAGTTGCCGCTCGCGGAGATAATCTTTGACTTCTATGATCGACTCAAAAGCATATCTCGCGGTTATGCCTCGTTTGACTACGAAATCATGGACTATCGACAGAGCGATTTGACCCGCCTGGATATTCTTGTCAATGGTGAAATAGTGGACGCATTATCTGTGATTGTGCATAAGGACAAGGCCTACGACTGGGGAAGGAGGGTCTGTGACAGATTGGTTGACCTGATTCCACGGCAAATGTTCGAAGTTGCGATTCAAGCTGCGATTGGATCCAAGATCATCGCGCGTTCCACTGTGCGTGCAATGAGAAAAAACGTTCTCGCAAAGTGCTATGGCGGCGATATCACACGCAAACGCAAACTGCTTGAAAAACAGAAGGCGGGCAAGAAGCGCATGAAGGCCGTTGGTAATGTCGAGATCCCGCAGGAAGCGTTCCTTGCCATTCTGAAAGCGGAATGA
- the lepB gene encoding signal peptidase I, whose amino-acid sequence MSVVSSATSSESLIQHKRSKSTVREWTEFFVTLIIMVFFIRVTTVEAFRIPTGSMENTLLVGDFLLVNKFVYGIRTPDWIGIPFTEIGFSIPSTRLPAPSEVKPGDIVVFKYPLDRNLNYIKRCVAGPGQTVEIRDRQVYVDGKVWPNPPESKFTGPAPIRAGIGEPEIVRRWGASWNHDNFGPVTVPEGHYFMMGDNRDNSADSRYWGFLPESDIVGKALIIYFSWDKNQGLSKIYKSIRFNRIGDWIV is encoded by the coding sequence ATGTCTGTCGTCAGTTCGGCAACGAGTTCGGAAAGTCTGATCCAGCACAAACGCAGCAAGAGCACCGTTCGGGAATGGACGGAGTTCTTTGTCACCCTGATTATCATGGTGTTTTTCATTCGGGTCACCACCGTCGAAGCTTTTAGAATTCCAACCGGTTCAATGGAAAATACTTTGTTGGTTGGCGACTTCCTGTTGGTGAACAAGTTCGTATATGGAATCAGGACGCCTGATTGGATTGGTATCCCGTTCACTGAAATCGGATTTAGCATTCCGTCAACGAGATTACCGGCACCCTCAGAGGTCAAACCAGGGGACATCGTTGTTTTCAAGTATCCGCTTGACCGAAATCTAAACTATATCAAACGATGTGTAGCCGGGCCGGGACAGACAGTAGAAATTAGAGACCGTCAAGTGTATGTTGACGGCAAAGTCTGGCCAAATCCGCCGGAATCCAAGTTCACCGGACCAGCACCTATTCGAGCGGGAATCGGTGAACCGGAAATTGTGAGAAGGTGGGGAGCATCGTGGAATCATGACAACTTCGGCCCCGTTACAGTTCCGGAAGGCCATTACTTCATGATGGGCGATAACCGGGACAATTCCGCCGATTCACGCTACTGGGGATTTCTGCCTGAATCGGACATAGTCGGGAAGGCTCTAATCATCTACTTCAGTTGGGACAAGAACCAGGGTCTATCGAAGATTTATAAGTCCATCCGCTTTAACAGAATTGGCGATTGGATAGTCTGA
- the uvrB gene encoding excinuclease ABC subunit UvrB, producing MRPFELKTDLTPRGDQSEAIRQLVEGLKSGERFQTLLGVTGSGKTFTMANVIQAVQKPTLIMSHNKTLAAQLFGEFRGFFPNNAVEFFISYYDYYQPEAYIPTSDTYIEKDTQVNEEIDRLRLRATSSLLERRDVIIVASVSCIYGLGSPKDYKDLLLLLETGKEYQRRDILSRLVEMHYTRNDVEFPRGSFRVKGDVLEIHPAYEETAFRFDFFGDTLESIVHFKILTGETIDRREALAIYPAKHFVTTPPNLKRAMISIQQELEERIEELRGMNKLIEAQRIEQRTRYDLEMLREVGFCSGVENYSRHLSGRKPGERPDTLFDYFPKDFLLIVDESHVTVPQIGGMYRGDRARKVNLVDFGFRLPSAFDNRPMYFQEWEDTIHQCVFVSATPADYEVEKSKGVLVEQIIRPTGLLDPEIDVRKSKGQIDDLLGEIRDTVDRGERVLVLTLTKRMSEHLAEYLEQMQLRVKYLHSEIDSLERVEILRDLRLKKFDVLVGINLLREGLDLPEVSLVAILDADKEGFLRSERSLLQIAGRAARNVNGKVIFYADRITESMKKVIDETNRRRQLQKEYNEANGITPASIVKSIEEVLLSTTVADAKISEIVHDAQSEFLSTFDLEDLIGRLEKEMKRMAKAQQFEKAAELRDEINRLKEQVRG from the coding sequence ATGCGACCATTTGAACTGAAAACTGACCTCACGCCTCGCGGAGACCAGAGCGAAGCAATCAGACAGCTTGTTGAAGGACTTAAGTCAGGTGAGCGGTTCCAGACTCTTTTGGGCGTAACCGGCTCAGGCAAAACCTTTACCATGGCAAACGTCATTCAGGCTGTGCAGAAGCCCACCTTGATCATGAGCCACAACAAGACTCTGGCTGCACAGCTGTTTGGGGAATTTAGAGGTTTCTTTCCTAATAATGCCGTCGAGTTCTTCATTTCGTACTACGATTATTACCAGCCGGAAGCGTATATTCCGACTTCGGACACGTATATCGAGAAGGATACACAGGTCAACGAGGAAATCGACAGGCTGAGGCTTCGCGCGACCTCATCGCTGCTCGAGCGGCGGGATGTTATCATTGTAGCTTCAGTATCGTGCATTTACGGCCTGGGCTCGCCGAAGGACTACAAGGACTTGCTGTTGCTGTTGGAAACCGGCAAGGAATATCAGCGGCGGGATATTCTCTCCAGACTTGTTGAGATGCACTACACGCGGAACGACGTAGAGTTTCCCCGGGGATCGTTCAGAGTCAAGGGCGACGTTCTGGAGATTCACCCCGCCTACGAAGAAACGGCTTTTCGGTTCGACTTTTTCGGAGACACTCTGGAGTCCATCGTACATTTCAAGATACTGACCGGAGAGACAATTGACCGCCGGGAGGCACTTGCAATCTATCCGGCGAAGCACTTCGTGACGACTCCGCCGAATTTGAAACGCGCGATGATTTCGATTCAGCAGGAGTTGGAAGAGCGAATAGAAGAGTTGAGAGGTATGAATAAGCTTATAGAGGCACAGCGAATTGAGCAGCGGACGCGCTATGACCTCGAGATGCTTCGTGAAGTTGGTTTCTGCAGCGGAGTCGAGAACTATTCAAGACATTTATCAGGCCGAAAGCCGGGCGAGCGGCCAGACACATTGTTCGACTACTTTCCGAAGGACTTTTTGCTTATCGTGGACGAATCGCATGTAACCGTGCCTCAAATAGGCGGGATGTACCGTGGCGACAGGGCGAGAAAGGTCAATCTTGTTGATTTCGGGTTCAGGCTCCCGTCGGCATTTGACAACCGTCCGATGTACTTCCAGGAATGGGAGGATACAATTCATCAATGCGTATTCGTCAGCGCAACGCCCGCTGATTACGAAGTGGAGAAGAGCAAAGGCGTGTTGGTTGAACAGATAATTCGACCGACAGGACTGCTCGATCCGGAGATTGACGTTCGGAAGTCGAAAGGGCAGATTGACGATTTGCTGGGAGAAATTCGGGATACAGTTGACAGAGGAGAACGTGTTCTTGTATTGACATTGACGAAGCGAATGTCCGAACATCTCGCGGAGTACCTTGAGCAAATGCAATTGAGGGTGAAGTATCTTCACAGCGAAATAGACTCGCTTGAGAGAGTGGAGATTCTGCGCGACCTGCGGCTCAAGAAGTTTGACGTGCTTGTAGGAATAAATCTCCTGAGGGAAGGCCTGGATTTGCCGGAAGTGTCCCTGGTGGCCATATTGGATGCGGACAAGGAAGGGTTTCTGCGCAGTGAACGCAGTCTTTTGCAGATTGCGGGACGAGCCGCACGAAACGTGAATGGCAAAGTCATCTTCTATGCGGACAGAATCACGGAATCTATGAAGAAAGTGATTGACGAAACAAACCGGCGCCGCCAGCTGCAGAAGGAATACAACGAAGCCAATGGAATTACTCCGGCGTCGATTGTCAAGTCCATTGAAGAGGTGCTGCTTTCGACCACTGTTGCGGATGCGAAGATTTCGGAAATAGTGCATGACGCACAATCCGAGTTCCTGTCCACATTTGATCTTGAGGACCTCATTGGCAGGCTTGAAAAGGAGATGAAGCGCATGGCGAAGGCGCAGCAGTTTGAGAAGGCAGCTGAATTACGGGATGAAATCAATCGTTTGAAGGAACAGGTTCGCGGATGA
- a CDS encoding LptE family protein, with protein MTKAIAVLASLLLCGCYTFKGQIAGDIKTIAIPTFANESSEFGLSETVTDQLIRGFQKDGTLRVVSESSADAILMGTLVDAKDEPYTARSGETITVDEYRFSMTIRIDLVQRESGETKWTQSFPAWSIYAYGGDLSNRDRAITEATTKLVEDLLNKIVGSW; from the coding sequence TTGACTAAAGCAATTGCGGTTTTAGCCTCGCTTTTGCTGTGCGGCTGCTACACTTTCAAGGGTCAGATTGCTGGCGACATCAAAACTATTGCCATCCCGACGTTCGCGAACGAATCTTCTGAATTCGGACTCTCTGAAACCGTGACCGACCAGCTGATTCGCGGCTTCCAGAAGGACGGCACGCTGCGGGTGGTTTCTGAGAGTTCCGCAGACGCAATCTTGATGGGCACTCTTGTCGATGCTAAGGACGAACCGTACACAGCCCGCAGCGGCGAAACGATCACCGTTGACGAGTACCGTTTTTCGATGACGATTCGCATTGATCTTGTCCAAAGAGAGAGCGGTGAAACCAAGTGGACGCAGAGCTTTCCTGCCTGGTCAATTTATGCCTATGGCGGAGACCTTTCCAACCGGGATCGGGCAATTACAGAAGCTACAACGAAGTTGGTCGAGGATTTGCTGAACAAAATTGTCGGGAGCTGGTAG
- a CDS encoding peptidylprolyl isomerase — protein sequence MLQSMRENMPLVMWTLVLAFVLTIVFSWGMGGFQGSSGGLDGVVGKVGQTEIMYDRYNRLVQDRLAQQRQEKPDQEITDQQVKQVRQQVWDDLVRVELMKNYQQKWGIVTSDDEVAYAVMNAPPEYIRNNANFQTNGQFDPALYQKFVEDPNQAQVLIAIEQDYRESIGNQKVIDKVIQPVFVSPQEAWDDYVATNRKFQAIVASFPSTSYTVDTTSITLSEIEQYYRDHTQDYRQPERRKLAYVTIPLTMTAADTERVDQTVEDILAMLRQGDSFSQLATEFSEDPGSAKQGGSLGWFQRGRMVKEFDSTAFTAEIGKVVGPVMTRFGAHIIKVEARDLNGTADSVLASHILVKYSIGPETESRVAQKAKDFADAAAADGFEATAQSFNLTIENTNLFPYQEAGSIPGVGALKPVMDFAFGSDVGKISYVQKTRIKGQDGYSVFKLIDKAPEGVAPLSDVESTVRTTLIRKRQEEMALQAAQQFRSRIGSAEQLVPVAQAEGVKIDTTGLHGQRDFIRAIGQDEAIAKTLLSLAPGQLSPAMSNSRGAYVATVTQITEADSTQFVAQKDQLMMNLERTKQNRVYADWLKLAKEEIGVVDNRYLYYTDF from the coding sequence ATGCTTCAATCGATGCGGGAAAACATGCCCCTGGTCATGTGGACACTCGTGCTGGCCTTCGTGCTCACGATTGTCTTCAGCTGGGGTATGGGAGGTTTTCAAGGCAGCTCCGGCGGCCTTGACGGTGTAGTCGGAAAAGTCGGTCAAACGGAAATCATGTATGACCGTTATAATAGGCTCGTCCAGGACCGCTTGGCCCAACAGCGCCAGGAAAAACCTGATCAGGAAATTACAGATCAGCAGGTTAAACAGGTTCGGCAGCAGGTTTGGGACGACCTCGTCCGGGTTGAGTTGATGAAAAACTATCAGCAAAAATGGGGTATCGTGACGTCGGACGATGAAGTCGCATACGCCGTAATGAACGCGCCACCTGAATATATCCGCAACAATGCGAATTTCCAAACAAATGGTCAGTTTGATCCTGCGCTCTATCAAAAATTCGTGGAAGATCCGAACCAAGCGCAAGTCCTTATCGCAATCGAGCAGGACTACCGTGAGAGTATTGGCAATCAGAAGGTGATTGACAAGGTCATCCAGCCAGTCTTCGTCTCGCCTCAGGAGGCTTGGGACGACTATGTTGCGACCAATCGCAAGTTTCAAGCAATAGTGGCGTCATTTCCCAGTACTAGTTACACCGTGGACACAACCTCAATTACGCTAAGCGAGATTGAACAGTATTACCGCGACCATACACAGGATTACAGGCAGCCGGAGCGCCGCAAACTAGCCTATGTCACTATCCCCCTAACGATGACGGCTGCCGACACGGAGCGGGTGGACCAGACGGTTGAAGATATCCTCGCAATGCTTCGCCAAGGCGACAGCTTCAGTCAACTGGCTACTGAATTCTCGGAAGACCCTGGCTCGGCCAAGCAGGGAGGAAGCCTCGGATGGTTTCAGCGTGGCCGTATGGTGAAGGAGTTCGACTCGACCGCATTCACCGCCGAAATCGGCAAGGTTGTTGGACCGGTGATGACACGCTTCGGCGCTCATATCATTAAGGTCGAGGCACGTGACCTGAACGGAACTGCGGATTCTGTGCTGGCTAGTCACATTCTTGTGAAGTACAGCATCGGTCCGGAAACTGAATCTCGAGTGGCTCAAAAAGCTAAGGATTTCGCAGATGCGGCCGCGGCCGATGGATTTGAGGCTACGGCACAAAGCTTTAACCTGACCATTGAGAACACGAATCTGTTCCCCTACCAAGAGGCAGGCTCCATTCCCGGTGTCGGCGCTTTGAAACCGGTCATGGATTTCGCCTTCGGTTCTGATGTTGGAAAGATCAGCTACGTTCAGAAAACCCGCATCAAGGGACAAGACGGCTACTCTGTGTTTAAGCTCATCGATAAAGCGCCGGAAGGAGTCGCGCCTTTGTCCGATGTCGAATCAACCGTCAGGACCACGCTCATCCGCAAGCGACAAGAGGAAATGGCGCTGCAGGCCGCTCAGCAATTCCGCAGCCGTATCGGCTCGGCGGAACAGCTTGTTCCCGTTGCACAGGCCGAAGGTGTGAAAATTGACACTACCGGCTTACATGGTCAGCGCGACTTCATCCGCGCAATCGGTCAGGATGAAGCAATCGCCAAGACTCTACTGTCGCTCGCGCCCGGTCAACTTTCGCCGGCGATGTCTAATTCGCGCGGCGCTTATGTCGCAACGGTCACACAAATCACCGAAGCGGACTCAACTCAGTTTGTCGCGCAGAAGGACCAGCTGATGATGAATCTGGAGCGCACCAAGCAAAACCGTGTTTACGCGGATTGGCTCAAGCTCGCCAAAGAGGAAATCGGTGTCGTTGATAATCGTTACCTCTATTATACCGATTTCTAA
- a CDS encoding DUF3108 domain-containing protein, with product MRLLPALLCAMTLYWAFPGFALADSMETSDSTTIYAVRRDSVGIPPHIPFSVGERMTYHISFSSVPAGKAELQVVDTVKVGDQWAWRIQSSARSAKGFDWVFKVRDTITTWVDTDSIYSHKFHKKLMEGFFNDEKLVKFSLADSLAYWWDEKTEKVPKKVEPRVQDVLSAGYRTRTVSLEVGDTIAIRTHDVKVTYDLLVVVHARDTVQTLAGEFDCFVCEPVLKSGGLFQKERKARVYVWVTADERRIPVIMSSKVSFGSFIVELESYVPGFAKPGVSESEKSRARKDGRADLGDFAP from the coding sequence TTGAGACTTTTGCCCGCACTTCTTTGCGCGATGACCTTGTATTGGGCATTCCCTGGATTCGCGTTGGCGGACTCCATGGAGACATCCGATTCGACGACGATCTATGCGGTTCGCCGGGACTCGGTGGGAATCCCTCCACACATTCCTTTTTCAGTTGGCGAGCGGATGACCTATCACATTTCTTTCAGCTCAGTTCCGGCCGGAAAAGCGGAGTTGCAGGTAGTTGATACAGTCAAAGTTGGTGATCAGTGGGCTTGGCGAATTCAGTCAAGCGCGCGCTCGGCCAAGGGCTTTGATTGGGTGTTCAAAGTCCGGGATACCATTACGACTTGGGTAGACACCGACTCCATCTATAGCCACAAGTTTCACAAGAAGCTCATGGAAGGCTTCTTCAATGATGAGAAGCTGGTGAAATTCAGCCTTGCCGACAGCCTTGCCTATTGGTGGGATGAAAAGACTGAAAAAGTTCCCAAGAAGGTTGAACCGCGAGTTCAGGATGTTCTTTCGGCCGGTTACAGAACAAGGACGGTCTCGCTGGAAGTTGGGGATACGATCGCCATCAGAACCCATGACGTAAAGGTCACGTACGATCTGCTGGTCGTTGTTCATGCCCGAGATACCGTTCAGACTCTTGCCGGTGAGTTTGATTGTTTTGTCTGTGAACCTGTGTTGAAGAGCGGCGGGTTGTTTCAGAAGGAGCGGAAGGCAAGAGTGTATGTTTGGGTAACAGCTGACGAAAGAAGGATACCGGTCATAATGAGTTCCAAAGTGTCTTTCGGTTCGTTTATCGTTGAATTGGAGAGTTATGTTCCCGGGTTTGCCAAACCGGGAGTAAGCGAATCTGAGAAATCAAGAGCCCGAAAGGATGGGCGAGCAGACCTCGGGGATTTCGCCCCCTAA
- a CDS encoding sigma-54-dependent Fis family transcriptional regulator, which translates to MTAIDALIGESDSLRTVKSLILQAAPTDISVLIVGESGTGKELVARAIHEHSRRAKGPLLYVNCGAIPQGIFESEVFGHERGSFTGADRKRTGYFEQAQGGSLVLDEIGEMPLESQVKLLRILESREVLRVGSSRPVPVDVRVIAATNVELANAVARGDFRHDLYFRLKAVTIQIPPLRERPGDIPLLAIHFAREFAERNRFGAPRFTTDALDILSQQYWPGNVRELKNTIESVLTLNRGLGVLHSEHFRPHLSSPRALLPVIATRDSQPIGNDLLMATLLEVRREVRELRNLLESAIAASQSVTEEPLPSNRLTDLEREQIQKMLEQNNGNRRKTAKDLGIGERTLYRKLKEYNID; encoded by the coding sequence ATGACTGCAATTGACGCACTAATTGGCGAAAGCGATTCACTTCGTACTGTTAAGTCGCTCATTCTTCAGGCAGCACCGACGGATATATCGGTCTTGATAGTCGGAGAAAGCGGAACCGGCAAGGAACTCGTTGCCCGAGCGATTCACGAGCATTCGCGACGTGCCAAAGGGCCGCTTTTGTATGTGAACTGCGGGGCGATTCCACAAGGGATCTTCGAAAGCGAAGTGTTCGGACACGAACGCGGCAGCTTCACCGGAGCAGATCGAAAAAGGACGGGCTATTTTGAGCAGGCACAAGGCGGTTCGCTTGTTCTTGACGAAATCGGCGAGATGCCGCTCGAGTCACAGGTCAAATTGCTGCGTATTCTGGAATCTCGAGAGGTCTTGCGGGTGGGATCAAGCAGACCGGTTCCTGTGGACGTCCGGGTAATAGCGGCCACGAATGTGGAGCTTGCCAACGCGGTTGCTCGAGGCGACTTTCGCCACGATCTGTATTTCAGACTGAAAGCCGTGACGATACAGATTCCTCCGTTGCGCGAACGGCCGGGCGACATTCCTTTGCTCGCAATACACTTTGCGCGTGAGTTCGCGGAGCGAAACAGATTTGGGGCTCCACGGTTTACCACCGACGCGTTGGATATTCTGTCACAGCAATATTGGCCGGGAAATGTCAGGGAATTGAAGAATACGATCGAGTCAGTGCTGACACTGAACCGCGGACTTGGTGTACTGCATTCGGAGCATTTCCGCCCTCATCTGAGTTCGCCACGCGCATTGCTGCCAGTCATTGCAACGCGGGATTCCCAGCCGATTGGAAACGACTTGCTCATGGCGACCTTGCTTGAAGTTCGACGCGAAGTCAGGGAGCTGCGTAACTTACTGGAAAGCGCCATTGCCGCTTCCCAGTCTGTAACGGAAGAACCTTTGCCATCCAACAGGCTGACCGATCTTGAAAGAGAACAGATACAAAAAATGCTTGAACAGAATAACGGAAACCGAAGAAAGACCGCCAAAGACCTTGGCATCGGTGAGCGAACTTTGTACAGGAAGCTGAAGGAATATAACATTGACTAA